Proteins encoded by one window of Homoserinimonas aerilata:
- a CDS encoding PAS domain-containing sensor histidine kinase → MILLRTLRAVTFDSVLVRLLPTALLFVVALVVAVVVPEFELLDGLAVWLSCVFMALAVVLAVLYSLRPNMHWVQLVPLVAMLAIAVARVGIGSFMTPVLVLPIIWLATSEGVRWVVVAGLAAVGALALEFTWPGASVGSIEGMLSVVFTPLALMIVAATVNRIAGENRRSASVNEQLTRQRESMLDEAVDLVGQLRANEAQLKENEGRLQASGHLLRSVLDSVSRQSVIGTDLTGLIDVWNTGAETILGLRAKEAVGWRHIHEFHRGEELDDRARELGYPAGATVLNPGFSALVEYARLGGSEDRDWHYVRDDGSATPVHVTVTPRVDENGRTVGYIFVGTDISERKELSRLQDEFVGLVSHELRTPISSILGYLELMRDDTDAPLSDEQRHYLGVAERNAHRLLRLVGDLLFTAQVTAHKFPIEAAEVDVNALVEAAVESARPVSKRGNVLLLSKPAAAAPIVHGDATRIAQACDNLLSNAIKFTPRGGTVTVSVSVTSGAEGSFARVAVRDTGMGIPPDEIAQLSTRFFRASTATRSAVQGVGLGLSITKAIVTAHGGELSADSEVGVGTTFAFTLPLLRVGETESDGRQVHEAS, encoded by the coding sequence ATGATCCTCCTGCGTACCCTGCGCGCGGTCACCTTTGACTCCGTGCTGGTGCGCCTGCTGCCGACGGCGCTGCTGTTCGTGGTGGCGCTCGTCGTCGCGGTGGTCGTACCCGAGTTCGAGCTGCTCGACGGGCTGGCCGTCTGGCTCTCCTGCGTGTTCATGGCGCTCGCCGTCGTGCTGGCCGTGCTCTACTCGCTGCGCCCGAACATGCACTGGGTGCAGTTGGTGCCGCTGGTGGCGATGCTCGCGATCGCGGTGGCGCGGGTGGGCATCGGCTCCTTCATGACGCCCGTTCTGGTGCTTCCGATCATCTGGTTGGCGACGTCGGAGGGCGTGCGCTGGGTCGTCGTGGCGGGGCTGGCTGCTGTGGGGGCGCTCGCGCTGGAATTCACCTGGCCAGGGGCATCCGTCGGCTCCATCGAGGGGATGCTTTCGGTCGTGTTCACGCCGCTGGCGCTGATGATCGTGGCCGCGACCGTGAACCGTATCGCGGGGGAGAACAGGCGCAGCGCCTCGGTCAATGAGCAGTTGACGCGGCAGCGCGAGTCGATGCTGGATGAGGCGGTCGACCTGGTCGGGCAGCTGCGCGCGAACGAGGCGCAGCTGAAGGAGAACGAGGGTCGTCTGCAGGCCTCAGGGCATCTGTTGCGCAGCGTGCTCGACTCGGTGAGTCGCCAGTCGGTGATCGGCACCGATCTGACGGGCCTCATCGATGTGTGGAACACGGGCGCCGAGACGATCCTCGGCCTGCGCGCGAAGGAGGCTGTCGGCTGGCGGCACATTCACGAGTTTCATCGCGGCGAGGAGCTCGACGACAGGGCCCGCGAGCTCGGCTACCCGGCGGGTGCGACCGTGCTGAATCCCGGCTTCTCCGCGCTGGTCGAGTATGCGCGGCTGGGCGGTTCGGAGGATCGCGACTGGCACTATGTGCGCGACGACGGCTCGGCCACCCCCGTGCATGTGACGGTCACGCCGCGCGTCGATGAGAACGGCCGTACGGTGGGGTACATCTTCGTCGGAACCGACATCAGCGAACGCAAGGAGCTGTCGCGTCTGCAGGACGAGTTCGTGGGTCTGGTGTCGCATGAGCTGCGTACCCCGATCAGTTCGATTCTCGGTTATCTCGAGTTGATGCGCGACGACACGGATGCGCCCCTCTCGGACGAGCAGCGGCACTATCTCGGCGTTGCGGAACGCAACGCGCACAGGCTTCTGAGGCTCGTCGGTGACCTGCTGTTCACAGCACAGGTGACGGCCCACAAGTTCCCGATCGAGGCGGCCGAGGTCGACGTGAACGCGCTCGTCGAGGCCGCAGTGGAATCGGCCAGGCCAGTGTCGAAGCGCGGTAATGTCCTTCTGCTGTCGAAGCCTGCCGCCGCCGCGCCGATCGTGCACGGCGACGCGACCCGCATCGCGCAGGCCTGCGACAACCTGCTGTCGAACGCCATCAAGTTCACGCCGCGCGGCGGCACCGTGACGGTCTCGGTCTCTGTGACCTCAGGGGCGGAGGGTTCATTCGCGAGGGTCGCGGTGCGCGACACGGGCATGGGCATCCCGCCCGATGAGATCGCCCAGCTGTCGACGCGCTTCTTCCGCGCATCCACTGCCACGCGCAGCGCGGTGCAGGGGGTGGGGCTCGGCCTCAGCATCACGAAGGCGATCGTGACGGCCCATGGCGGCGAGCTGTCGGCCGACAGTGAGGTGGGCGTCGGCACGACGTTCGCGTTCACGCTTCCGCTGCTGCGGGTCGGCGAGACCGAGTCCGATGGCAGGCAGGTGCACGAGGCGTCCTGA
- a CDS encoding pyridoxal phosphate-dependent aminotransferase: MTATGSRVSGAWARTAEGAMLLSDDGTLNQTVFAEMTALATRTGAINLGQGFPDGDGPAEVLAAAKRAIGDGTNQYPPGIGNPVLRAAIAAHQERFYGIELDPDTEVLVTAGATEALAATILALTDDGDEVVTFEPFYDSYAAAIALGRAIHRTVPLRAPDFQPDLDELRAAVTDRTRIILINDPHNPTGATFSRETLELIVELAHEHDAVIVTDEVYEHLTFDAPHTPIASLPGARERTISISSGGKTFSTTGWKVGWATGPRELLSAVLAVKQYLTYSNAAPFQPAIAAGLGLGDDFFTDLREGLRAKRDILADGLRASGFTVMTPSAGYFIVADASPLGFDDAQELCLRMPELVGVAAVPITAFVRPQNRAGHESLVRFAFCKQKEVLRRASAQLQQLRRA, encoded by the coding sequence ATGACGGCCACGGGCAGCAGGGTCAGCGGCGCGTGGGCGCGCACCGCGGAGGGCGCCATGCTGCTCTCGGACGACGGAACACTGAATCAGACCGTCTTCGCCGAGATGACAGCACTCGCCACGCGCACCGGCGCGATCAACCTGGGCCAGGGCTTTCCCGACGGCGACGGCCCCGCAGAGGTTCTCGCCGCCGCCAAACGTGCCATCGGCGACGGCACCAACCAGTACCCGCCCGGAATCGGCAACCCCGTGCTGAGGGCCGCGATCGCCGCCCACCAGGAGCGCTTCTACGGCATCGAGCTCGACCCCGACACGGAGGTGCTCGTGACCGCGGGCGCCACAGAGGCCCTCGCCGCCACCATCCTCGCGCTCACCGACGACGGCGACGAGGTCGTCACCTTCGAACCGTTCTACGACTCCTACGCCGCAGCCATCGCGCTCGGCAGGGCCATCCACCGCACGGTGCCGCTGCGCGCACCCGACTTCCAGCCCGATCTGGACGAGCTGCGGGCGGCCGTCACCGATCGCACCCGCATCATCCTCATCAACGACCCGCACAATCCCACCGGTGCCACCTTCAGCCGCGAGACGCTCGAACTGATCGTCGAGCTCGCCCATGAGCACGACGCCGTCATCGTCACCGACGAGGTGTACGAGCACCTCACCTTCGACGCGCCGCACACACCCATCGCCTCACTGCCGGGCGCCCGCGAGCGCACGATCAGCATTTCGAGCGGCGGCAAGACGTTCAGCACCACCGGCTGGAAGGTCGGCTGGGCGACAGGCCCCCGCGAACTGCTGAGCGCCGTGCTCGCCGTCAAGCAGTACCTCACGTACAGCAACGCCGCGCCCTTCCAACCGGCCATCGCCGCCGGACTCGGGCTCGGCGACGACTTCTTCACCGACCTCAGGGAGGGGCTGCGCGCCAAACGCGACATCCTCGCTGACGGTCTCAGAGCATCCGGATTCACGGTCATGACGCCCAGCGCAGGCTACTTCATCGTCGCGGATGCCTCGCCTCTCGGCTTCGACGATGCCCAGGAACTCTGCCTCCGCATGCCGGAGCTCGTGGGGGTCGCCGCTGTGCCCATCACCGCGTTCGTGCGCCCCCAGAACCGTGCAGGCCACGAATCGCTCGTGCGCTTCGCGTTCTGCAAGCAGAAGGAGGTGCTGCGCAGGGCATCCGCCCAGCTGCAGCAGCTGCGCCGAGCCTGA
- a CDS encoding response regulator: MAEPYRVIVVEDDEDVAFYIKTVLTKQGCIVQTFTDPSFARQAMLLYEPDVVITDIEMPGITGIELIDQVRAVRPGTPVVVMTAHVSVDYAVEALRHNADEFLTKPIASADLISIVTRLANEFRNAKANVREREVVLAIGAHPDDVEIGVGGILLAHRAAGDAVHILTLSRGGRGGHVTERQGEAFEAARLLDATLHLEDLPDTEIPEVDPTQALIQKVVDEVRPSIVYVHSDHDMHQDHRAVHKAALVATRAVRSVSCYQSASATVDFRPNRFVNIDGYLEGKLALVQTHRSQLSASRYHAPDFLAATARYWSRFGDGAAAEPLEIVRDSGDVSNAPVDVAQALRAHREQRARQLAQ, translated from the coding sequence ATGGCGGAGCCATATCGTGTCATCGTCGTCGAGGACGACGAGGACGTCGCCTTCTACATCAAGACGGTTCTGACGAAGCAGGGGTGCATCGTTCAGACGTTCACCGACCCGTCGTTCGCGCGTCAGGCGATGCTCCTGTATGAACCGGATGTCGTCATCACCGACATCGAGATGCCCGGCATCACCGGAATCGAACTGATCGACCAGGTGCGGGCGGTGCGCCCGGGAACGCCCGTCGTGGTCATGACGGCGCACGTCTCGGTCGACTACGCGGTGGAGGCTCTGCGTCACAACGCCGACGAGTTCCTGACCAAGCCCATCGCATCCGCCGACCTGATCAGCATCGTGACGAGGCTGGCCAACGAGTTCCGCAATGCGAAGGCGAATGTGCGCGAGCGCGAGGTTGTTCTCGCGATCGGCGCCCACCCGGACGATGTCGAGATCGGGGTCGGCGGCATCCTGCTCGCCCACCGCGCGGCAGGCGACGCCGTGCACATCCTCACCCTCTCGCGCGGCGGCCGTGGTGGCCATGTGACGGAGCGGCAGGGCGAGGCATTCGAGGCGGCACGGCTGCTGGACGCGACGCTGCACCTGGAGGACCTGCCCGACACGGAGATCCCCGAGGTCGACCCCACGCAGGCGCTCATCCAGAAGGTCGTCGACGAGGTTCGGCCGTCGATCGTCTACGTGCACAGCGACCACGACATGCACCAGGACCACAGGGCCGTGCACAAGGCCGCCCTGGTGGCGACCCGTGCGGTGCGATCGGTCAGCTGCTACCAGAGCGCTTCGGCGACGGTGGACTTCCGCCCCAACCGCTTCGTGAACATCGACGGCTACCTGGAGGGCAAGCTCGCGCTCGTGCAGACGCACCGCTCGCAGCTCTCCGCCAGCCGCTACCACGCGCCGGACTTCCTGGCGGCGACGGCCCGATACTGGTCGCGCTTCGGTGACGGCGCGGCTGCTGAGCCGCTTGAGATCGTGCGCGACTCCGGCGATGTGTCGAACGCCCCCGTGGATGTGGCGCAGGCGTTGCGCGCCCACCGCGAGCAGCGTGCGCGCCAGCTCGCGCAGTAG